The Malus domestica chromosome 17, GDT2T_hap1 genome contains the following window.
agggaaccgggccctagagacggagggggcacattatgcagcAAACCCAATGGGCGGCTGCCCTGgaaacctaaagctgctaccgagtgcactaaggtagcctacggatttccagaagactgcctacggcttgcccttcgagcagtagaaCCACGCTAGACTTATGCAACCGTACATTATTGTGAAATGTTAAACAAGTTAGCGTGCACACACAAagattttatccactgccgacatgctacgtagtggataagcttcacctctgtcaAACGCAGaataacctacaccaagtcctaaagtgttgtgatacttgctacaccGCCTACGGAATTGGAAAGATCCAAGGTTGAATAGCCAAAGTGGTTACGCGGattcgtctgcttctgtaagtaagacatccggctgccaaccctatggttaATAACTTTGCAAAAAGTTCTAcatcaacacctacggctgcataggctatgtgggtttgtctgcttatagaaaagtagcacgcctgCCACTGGCTTATaaggtctaaaggttagggtaaaaataaataaataaataaagattaaaaaaaatggaaaaagcaaaagaagcgagtttattaaattttatagcaaaattgataaacaacaagCAAataccgaaggagttcaagcaaaagcaacaaaggaaagaaaaggaaaccctaaaagctacctagaagactactcttcagtAGTTTGGACATCTCCCAACTGCTCGGTCgttacaccttcagcagccttgGTGTTCTCAGCAGCGGCATCCTCCGAACCTTTACCCTCGACTGCTCCAGCCTGGGTATCAACTCCTCCAGCTATTTCACCGATAGAAGACTCAAAGGTAAAATCGAGCAAGTCTTCTGgggaaatagagaaggtctcgaagtctttaccggaaaactcaaagtcagacggccgcccatagagatgatctacatagcccagcttgtagaaatcggatTGGTTCTAAATAAGCGAAGCCTCGAAACCATCTTTCTCACTCTTCAACTGCTCATTCTCCTCAAGCAGGCAAGCACGAACCCGCTGCAACTCctcaatttccttcttcaaattGTCGTTGGTCTTCaaaacaccttgaagttccGACACTTGAGGCTCAAGCCTGTCAACAACCTCTTTGAAATGGATCGCTTGGTTGTAAGTAGCAATcaattcttcatcctttgcataagcagcggagCGAAGTTCAGATATGGAGCGTTCAAGATCtcgaatctgaggtatgtaacgcccgatttccttctctgcactttcattctttgtttggaCCGCATCAAacctagtcttcaaatccatgatCTCCTGGTGAGCGgcctcaagctgcagagaagtggggTCAGAAGTATGAGATTCCTTCAAAGCAGCAagctcagattccaatttttttattttttcgacCGAAGAATAAGCTTCGGCAGCCATAGTTTTTGCCATCTCTTTAGCAGCTTTGGTGTCCTCTTGGTCAAGGAACATAGACTCGGCTGCCAgaattgttgttttctgcatcatggcTAGCAAAGCAGTCTTCCTATACTCGGGTGTATGCTTTGCAAAAAGACTCAGACCAACAATCTCtttgacgccatcaacaaactgggCGCATAcatccatgtcttcaagaagatctggtttcaaaataGCACAAATCTTAGCAGCCTCCCTAGAAACGGCCTTGGCGGATTCTTCAAGCCTGCCTGAGCGAGCAGCTTCATTCTTATCAGCAGACGAGATGGTTGCAGCAGCGGAAGAAGCAGTATTCGGTGCCACTTCAGCAGACAGGGGCACCTTAtcactcttcatagtagcaagtCTCTTCAAGGGTAAGTCAGGTTTAGTCCCGGACGGACGTTTTGGCACAAACTTCGGTACCAAAGGCACGGAAGAACTTTTACGCTGAGCAATTTTTTCAGCAATCGAGCTAGCAGCCTTCGAAGCAATAGGCGTTACCGGCACAAATGTAGCAGTTCGTTCTTTCTCGCCCTTAGAAGAAGTCAGGTCAATCACAATCTTGGGAGCAGCCGGAGAATCCCCACGAGCAGTCTTCGTTTTCTTCTCAgcaggcatctcttgagcaggcagggaatgtttctttttcccaccttcattggTAGTAGGCTCCACCACAGTGATAGGACGAGCCATCGCGTCTGCCTTAATccgttttatttcttcttctggggGTAGTCCACCTCTTTCCCtacgaagaggactaagcagccaacgccactcACGATACTCGGAAGGAATACCCAGAGCGACATGCACTTTTTCATATCTGGAGAAACCCtaggagttgagccaaattccgaatctacaaaaaaaaaaacagaagacaATCAGAAAATTGAAGAATGATTTGGCACTAAAGCAAAGCAGCCGAAAAGACTAAGCAGTCTGCTTACCAGATATGAAGACCGTTGATACACGCAGCTCGGGAGAAGAATCAGATTCccattctccacttatctccaaagtctctttGGCCCAATCATGATCTCCTTTACTCGAATTATCAAAAAGCTTATGACGGATTCGCAGTTGTCCAACTCCATCAATACAACCTATgtcaaagaaataccaaaattcgTTGGTGGTTAGTCCCAAGTCAAAGAATTTGTTCAAATTGTGGAACCCCACCATCACTCGGATCGCATTCGGGGAACATTGGGCAGGCGCACATTTCATAGAGCaaagcacttcttggaagaaacgcgGCATACGGAAAGTAAACCCTAACACAAAATAGTAAGGATGGAACTTGATAGTTCTCCGAGTTCCACTGCATGGTTCTCGGCTGCTACCATCTTTAACTCGTCTCACACGCACTCCCGACGGAATGGCATGCCAATACGTttcaagaaaatctctaaacaAATTGTCGGAGCTAATCTTGATGTGAGCAGCTTTGAAGTAGCCAATCTTGCTCAAAGACCCGCCTTGACGGTACAGCGGGggcacaccatcatcattcttacggctcgaggaagacatgcttgaaaattctacaaaagtacaaggaagatttgttagagagttgtttaaaaaaaaaaaaaaaaaaacaaaac
Protein-coding sequences here:
- the LOC139193449 gene encoding autophagy-related protein 23-like, with protein sequence MARPITVVEPTTNEGGKKKHSLPAQEMPAEKKTKTARGDSPAAPKIVIDLTSSKGEKERTATFVPVTPIASKAASSIAEKIAQRKSSSVPLVPKFVPKRPSGTKPDLPLKRLATMKSDKVPLSAEVAPNTASSAAATISSADKNEAARSGRLEESAKAVSREAAKICAILKPDLLEDMDVCAQFVDGVKEIVGLSLFAKHTPEYRKTALLAMMQKTTILAAESMFLDQEDTKAAKEMAKTMAAEAYSSVEKIKKLESELAALKESHTSDPTSLQLEAAHQEIMDLKTRFDAVQTKNESAEKEIGRYIPQIRDLERSISELRSAAYAKDEELIATYNQAIHFKEVVDRLEPQVSELQGVLKTNDNLKKEIEELQRVRACLLEENEQLKSEKDDHLYGRPSDFEFSGKDFETFSISPEDLLDFTFESSIGEIAGGVDTQAGAVEGKGSEDAAAENTKAAEGVTTEQLGDVQTTEE